One genomic window of Paenisporosarcina antarctica includes the following:
- a CDS encoding nuclease-related domain-containing protein has protein sequence MIMKYRSDSLKLLGVEAAIRRLTPLHPQYTFLDGLQRQIVSGIKGEELLNKLFERVKFRFDYYVLHDLHLYSSAWFQIDSLIITPYYVIILEMKNIGGHIKIRKNHPQLERTLTSGQIDYYKNPIGQVIEITDLLQDFFDMRNIDIPINRVIIFKDANRSLQFDETEIPIMGLQELPHYIRTRPRTEVKLNPEQVNTLLNTILMAHQEYNPFPITTNYFIEPKDIITGVNCKFCSEFTVNKLYREWRCQKCGETTKIGHLNAFNDFAMLIDRKINNKECRRFLHIETCKQASVILEKLNVDSSGSKKKREYMLNYMNDNK, from the coding sequence ATGATAATGAAATATCGTTCGGATTCTTTGAAACTATTGGGAGTGGAGGCAGCTATTCGGCGGCTAACTCCTTTGCATCCCCAATATACTTTTTTAGACGGGTTGCAAAGGCAAATCGTATCCGGTATAAAAGGAGAGGAATTATTAAATAAACTTTTTGAACGAGTAAAATTTAGATTTGATTACTATGTTTTACACGATCTACATCTTTACTCTTCAGCTTGGTTTCAGATTGATTCTTTAATAATCACGCCATATTATGTAATTATTTTAGAAATGAAAAATATCGGCGGTCACATTAAAATTCGTAAAAATCATCCTCAGCTAGAAAGAACGTTAACTTCTGGTCAAATTGATTATTATAAAAATCCAATAGGACAAGTAATTGAGATAACCGACTTGTTGCAGGATTTTTTTGATATGAGAAATATCGATATACCTATCAATCGGGTAATTATTTTTAAAGATGCAAATCGTTCCCTTCAGTTTGATGAAACAGAAATTCCAATTATGGGATTACAGGAATTGCCGCATTATATACGTACACGTCCTAGAACAGAAGTGAAATTAAATCCTGAACAGGTAAATACACTATTAAATACTATTCTAATGGCCCATCAGGAATACAATCCCTTTCCAATAACAACTAATTATTTTATAGAACCTAAAGATATTATTACTGGCGTCAATTGTAAATTCTGCTCTGAATTTACTGTAAATAAGTTATATCGGGAGTGGAGATGTCAAAAATGTGGTGAGACCACAAAAATAGGGCATCTAAATGCATTTAACGATTTTGCTATGTTGATTGATAGGAAAATAAACAATAAAGAATGCAGACGTTTTCTTCATATTGAAACCTGTAAACAGGCATCTGTAATTCTAGAGAAATTAAATGTTGATTCATCAGGTTCTAAGAAAAAACGGGAGTATATGCTAAATTACATGAATGATAATAAATAG
- a CDS encoding bifunctional diguanylate cyclase/phosphodiesterase yields METKFPRELSKDLLFDGLCRLGDQYQTSFVVCNPQYKNNQLVYVNDKFSQLSGYSREESLGKDCRFLQGIDTNEFASNDIKQQLAKGTPIHTELLNYQKDGTPFWNELVIQPIRDEQGTLLYYIGLQIDVTRRKQTEALFDVQQEIYQGIEKGYALNVLLQKVCDVAESFFQQQTKCSIQLLNNDRLLITAAKSLPESYNQVIHGMKIGRNKGSCGTSAYLKKPVIVKDIETDPLWIDYKQTALAHGLRACWSIPILTQENKVVGTIATYFTKPSKPREVDIEFMQRLAPLISLAVKYLDHQEEVLQLAYMDADTGIPNRHYFINELKDLLAEDEPGFVAMIESSEFAHIGDVYGRAAGDDLIKQMSNRMQRICKLGDVIARFASPTLVIASLIPSSEIERYTNDMMNIVNDPFLLGEDEVFVTMKIGVTPFHGKSIDSEELIRFADTAISDAKKRAGNALSFFTVDQEEETKRKLSIANHLSHALQKNEFDVHVQPKVDLQSGKIFSFEALARWSSPELGQVPPDVFIQAAENSGKIRTLDQITLVKVLEWLQKRKKLGKQLLPVAINISTDHFFHPYFVADLRKAVKDYDIEAKYLRIEITESIGMVDFELAKTIFEQLKLAGFESSIDDFGMGFSSLSYLQQLPVSEIKIDRSFISNIDSGGTLAIVRTIVQLATNLNMESIAEGIETADQLSILSAIGCKRGQGFYFYKPMPFDEMDKILDKQEQ; encoded by the coding sequence TTGGAAACGAAATTTCCAAGAGAATTAAGCAAAGATTTATTATTTGATGGGTTATGTCGTTTAGGCGACCAATATCAAACGAGTTTTGTCGTGTGCAATCCACAGTATAAAAATAACCAACTGGTCTATGTAAATGATAAATTCTCGCAATTATCAGGGTACTCTCGAGAAGAATCACTCGGAAAAGATTGCCGTTTCCTACAAGGCATCGATACGAACGAGTTCGCAAGTAACGATATAAAACAGCAACTTGCAAAAGGAACTCCCATACATACAGAACTATTAAACTATCAAAAAGATGGAACGCCATTTTGGAATGAATTAGTTATCCAACCAATACGTGATGAACAAGGAACGCTGTTGTATTACATAGGTCTTCAAATAGATGTTACCCGCCGTAAACAAACAGAAGCACTATTTGATGTTCAACAAGAAATTTATCAAGGTATCGAAAAAGGATATGCATTAAACGTATTACTTCAAAAAGTATGTGATGTGGCTGAAAGTTTTTTTCAACAACAGACGAAATGCTCGATTCAATTGCTAAATAATGACCGTTTACTAATAACAGCGGCTAAATCGTTACCAGAAAGCTATAACCAAGTCATTCATGGTATGAAAATCGGCAGAAACAAAGGGTCATGTGGCACATCAGCTTATCTAAAAAAACCAGTAATCGTTAAAGATATAGAAACGGACCCACTTTGGATTGATTATAAACAAACTGCACTTGCTCACGGATTGCGTGCTTGTTGGTCTATTCCAATCTTGACACAGGAAAATAAAGTAGTAGGAACTATTGCAACATATTTTACAAAACCCAGTAAGCCACGTGAAGTAGATATAGAGTTCATGCAACGGTTAGCTCCACTCATTTCACTTGCCGTGAAGTATTTGGATCATCAAGAAGAAGTGTTGCAGCTCGCTTATATGGATGCCGATACAGGTATTCCTAATCGTCATTATTTTATCAATGAATTAAAAGATCTATTAGCAGAAGATGAACCAGGGTTCGTCGCGATGATTGAGTCATCTGAGTTTGCACATATCGGTGATGTTTATGGTCGAGCAGCTGGAGATGATTTAATTAAACAAATGTCTAATCGCATGCAACGAATTTGCAAACTAGGTGATGTCATTGCGCGTTTCGCTAGTCCTACATTAGTAATTGCAAGTTTAATTCCATCGTCTGAAATTGAACGTTACACGAACGACATGATGAATATTGTCAACGATCCTTTTCTACTTGGAGAAGATGAAGTATTTGTCACGATGAAAATTGGTGTAACACCTTTTCATGGTAAATCAATCGATAGTGAAGAACTAATTCGCTTTGCAGATACGGCCATTTCTGACGCGAAAAAAAGAGCTGGCAATGCGTTATCATTTTTCACAGTTGATCAAGAAGAAGAGACTAAGCGGAAATTGTCGATTGCCAATCATTTGTCACATGCTCTACAAAAAAATGAATTTGATGTTCATGTCCAACCGAAAGTAGATTTGCAAAGCGGTAAGATCTTTTCATTTGAAGCACTGGCAAGATGGTCTTCACCTGAACTTGGACAAGTACCACCAGACGTCTTCATTCAAGCCGCTGAAAACTCTGGGAAAATTAGGACGCTAGATCAAATCACTTTAGTTAAAGTATTAGAATGGCTTCAAAAACGCAAGAAACTGGGCAAACAATTATTACCGGTTGCAATAAATATCTCAACTGATCACTTTTTCCATCCATATTTTGTCGCAGATTTACGTAAAGCCGTAAAAGATTACGACATTGAAGCAAAATATTTACGCATAGAAATTACCGAAAGTATTGGCATGGTAGACTTTGAACTAGCTAAGACTATTTTCGAACAATTGAAATTAGCTGGTTTTGAAAGCTCTATCGATGATTTTGGCATGGGCTTTTCATCTCTCAGTTACTTGCAACAATTACCAGTAAGTGAAATTAAAATTGATCGAAGCTTTATCTCAAATATTGATAGCGGTGGTACACTTGCGATTGTTCGAACCATAGTCCAACTCGCCACTAATTTAAATATGGAATCTATCGCAGAAGGTATAGAAACAGCTGATCAACTAAGTATCCTAAGTGCCATTGGATGCAAACGTGGTCAAGGCTTCTACTTCTACAAACCAATGCCTTTTGACGAAATGGATAAAATTCTAGATAAGCAAGAACAATAA
- the glyA gene encoding serine hydroxymethyltransferase produces MKIIAEQDKAVFEAMNAEKTRQQGNIELIASENFVSEAVMEAQGSVLTNKYAEGYPGKRYYGGCEHVDTVENIARDRLKEIFGAEHANVQPHSGSQANMAVYMTVLKEGDTVLGMNLSHGGHLTHGSSVNFSGILYNFVEYGVDEVTETIDYSEVREKALEHKPKMIVAGASAYSRTLDFAKFREIADEVGAYLMVDMAHIAGLVAAGEHPNPVPHAHFVTSTTHKTLRGPRGGLILTTEEFAKKIDKTIFPGIQGGPLMHVIASKAVAFGEAQQPEFKAYIQQVVKNAKALANYLIDEGIDIVSGGTDNHLLLINLGSLNLTGKVAEKVLDEVGITVNKNTIPFEQLSPFVTSGIRIGTPAVTSRGFKEPEMKEIASIMAKLLKNHEDEAIHKEAAERVAALTSKFPLYN; encoded by the coding sequence ATGAAGATTATTGCTGAGCAAGACAAAGCTGTTTTTGAAGCCATGAACGCGGAGAAAACACGTCAACAAGGGAATATTGAATTAATTGCCTCTGAAAACTTTGTATCAGAAGCAGTAATGGAAGCTCAAGGGTCTGTATTAACGAATAAGTACGCAGAAGGTTACCCTGGAAAACGTTATTACGGTGGCTGTGAGCACGTCGATACGGTAGAAAATATTGCACGTGACCGCTTGAAAGAAATTTTCGGTGCAGAACATGCAAACGTACAACCACATTCAGGTTCACAAGCTAATATGGCGGTTTACATGACGGTACTTAAAGAAGGCGATACAGTTCTTGGTATGAATTTATCTCATGGTGGGCACTTAACTCATGGTTCATCCGTTAACTTTAGTGGAATTTTATACAACTTTGTTGAATATGGTGTTGACGAAGTGACAGAAACGATTGATTACTCAGAAGTTCGTGAAAAAGCCTTGGAACATAAACCGAAAATGATTGTTGCGGGAGCTAGTGCTTATTCTCGTACACTTGATTTTGCTAAATTCCGTGAAATTGCGGACGAAGTAGGTGCTTACTTGATGGTTGATATGGCACACATTGCTGGTTTAGTTGCAGCTGGAGAACATCCAAACCCAGTTCCACACGCTCATTTTGTTACGTCAACGACACATAAAACACTTCGTGGTCCACGTGGTGGATTAATTTTAACAACTGAAGAATTTGCTAAGAAAATTGATAAAACAATTTTCCCAGGAATTCAAGGTGGTCCATTAATGCACGTCATCGCTTCTAAAGCTGTAGCATTCGGTGAAGCACAACAACCAGAATTTAAAGCGTATATTCAACAAGTCGTCAAAAATGCAAAAGCTTTAGCGAACTATTTGATTGATGAAGGTATTGACATTGTTTCTGGTGGTACTGATAACCACTTACTACTTATTAACTTAGGTTCATTAAACTTAACAGGTAAAGTGGCGGAAAAAGTATTGGACGAAGTAGGGATTACCGTAAATAAAAATACCATTCCTTTCGAACAACTAAGCCCATTTGTTACTTCAGGTATTCGTATCGGAACACCTGCCGTGACGTCACGTGGATTTAAGGAACCAGAAATGAAAGAAATTGCGTCTATCATGGCTAAATTATTGAAAAATCATGAAGACGAAGCGATTCACAAAGAAGCTGCGGAACGCGTAGCAGCATTAACTTCAAAGTTCCCATTGTATAACTAA
- a CDS encoding TIGR01440 family protein, with the protein MDAHTLWRSQIEELLGDFATQVTFTSGQLLVIGCSTSEIVGKRIGSAGGLEVAESLFAPLLAFAEKYDIHLAFQGCEHINRAITMERQTAKAFNLEPVSVIPVQKAGGSMSAYAFMQFADPVVVEHVQAHGGIDIGQTLIGMHIKPVAVPIRTSVKQIGEAIVTLATTRPKLIGGERAVYKNK; encoded by the coding sequence ATGGATGCACATACACTGTGGCGGTCTCAAATCGAAGAATTGTTGGGTGACTTTGCAACTCAAGTCACATTTACATCAGGTCAACTACTAGTCATTGGTTGTTCAACTTCTGAAATTGTAGGCAAACGAATTGGGTCTGCAGGTGGTCTTGAAGTAGCGGAAAGCTTATTTGCGCCACTGCTAGCATTTGCCGAAAAATATGACATCCATTTAGCCTTTCAAGGGTGCGAACACATTAACCGGGCAATTACAATGGAAAGACAAACGGCGAAAGCCTTCAATCTAGAACCTGTATCCGTTATTCCTGTTCAAAAAGCTGGAGGTTCCATGTCTGCTTATGCCTTTATGCAATTTGCTGATCCGGTTGTGGTCGAACATGTACAAGCCCATGGTGGCATTGATATTGGACAAACACTCATCGGCATGCACATAAAACCTGTCGCAGTGCCGATTCGAACTTCTGTTAAACAAATTGGTGAAGCAATTGTTACACTCGCTACTACTCGTCCGAAACTTATTGGCGGAGAGCGAGCAGTATATAAAAATAAATAG
- the rpiB gene encoding ribose 5-phosphate isomerase B, with amino-acid sequence MNIAISSDHGGNVLRKEITSLLDELGHTFQDFGPPTNDSVDYPDYAQPVSEGVAAGNFDRGILICGTGIGMSIAANKVKGIRCALVHDVFSAKATRGHNDSNVIAMGERVIGGGLAREIVKTWLEGEFEGGRHERRIFKLTELENK; translated from the coding sequence ATGAACATCGCGATTTCTTCCGATCATGGCGGTAATGTTTTACGCAAAGAGATTACCTCTTTACTTGACGAACTAGGTCACACGTTTCAAGATTTTGGTCCACCAACAAATGATTCCGTCGATTATCCAGATTATGCACAACCAGTTTCAGAAGGCGTAGCTGCTGGAAACTTTGACCGCGGCATATTAATTTGTGGAACGGGAATTGGCATGTCAATTGCTGCAAACAAAGTAAAAGGCATTCGTTGCGCATTGGTGCATGATGTATTTAGTGCGAAAGCAACAAGAGGTCATAATGACTCGAATGTAATAGCAATGGGCGAACGTGTAATTGGCGGTGGCTTAGCACGGGAAATCGTGAAAACATGGTTAGAAGGTGAGTTCGAAGGCGGTCGTCACGAACGACGTATCTTTAAACTTACTGAACTCGAAAACAAATAG
- a CDS encoding low molecular weight protein arginine phosphatase — protein sequence MNIYFICTGNTCRSPMAEALFKSHKKEDMHVRSAGIYAMDGGDISENAKHVIRDLGIDYKHLSRQVSNEDVRWADIILTMTSAHKQLVMQSYPAVANKIFTFKEYVRPYGALDVSDPFGGDVYMYRQTFQELSILTTDLFVKFNDE from the coding sequence ATGAACATCTATTTTATTTGTACTGGTAATACATGCCGAAGTCCAATGGCGGAAGCACTATTTAAGTCTCACAAAAAGGAAGATATGCACGTTCGTTCGGCAGGCATTTACGCCATGGACGGTGGTGACATTTCTGAAAATGCGAAGCACGTCATCCGTGATTTAGGCATTGATTACAAGCACCTTTCACGCCAAGTAAGTAACGAAGATGTGCGCTGGGCAGATATAATTTTAACCATGACTTCTGCACATAAGCAGCTTGTTATGCAATCCTATCCTGCGGTGGCAAACAAAATTTTCACCTTTAAAGAATATGTACGACCTTATGGTGCACTTGATGTGTCTGATCCTTTTGGCGGAGACGTTTATATGTACCGTCAAACGTTTCAAGAACTTTCTATATTAACCACTGATTTATTTGTTAAATTTAACGATGAATAA
- a CDS encoding manganese efflux pump, which translates to MSTELFAGLLTALDVVALYSVLPKIRFPLFLAIWTAFLHMVFPLLGFLAGEWVTSFMVEGGRLLSSILLFLTGVHLCLNQHNPKSSFIPPVLLAVVVSLDTFSVSLSFGMLHLQKGYFLLSAGFFALVFSYIALKSEMIKGPILTRISGVCLMVMGLLTLLNK; encoded by the coding sequence TTGTCTACAGAACTTTTTGCAGGGCTACTTACCGCCCTCGATGTAGTTGCTCTGTATAGTGTCTTGCCCAAAATTCGTTTTCCACTTTTCCTCGCCATTTGGACAGCATTTTTACATATGGTTTTCCCTCTGTTAGGCTTTCTCGCTGGAGAATGGGTGACATCATTCATGGTAGAGGGTGGTCGTCTTCTTTCAAGCATCCTATTATTTTTAACAGGTGTTCATTTATGTTTAAATCAACACAATCCTAAGTCCTCATTTATTCCACCAGTGTTACTTGCGGTTGTTGTAAGTCTAGATACCTTTTCAGTTAGCTTATCTTTTGGTATGCTACATTTACAAAAGGGTTATTTCTTATTAAGTGCTGGCTTTTTCGCGTTAGTGTTTTCCTACATTGCGCTTAAAAGTGAAATGATCAAAGGGCCCATTCTAACACGAATATCTGGAGTATGTCTCATGGTCATGGGATTGCTCACATTGCTTAACAAATGA
- a CDS encoding L-threonylcarbamoyladenylate synthase — MITTRLIVDNNVNKTQAYTQAVEKLIQGEIVAFPTETVYGLGAIATNEQAVAKIFEAKGRPSDNPLIVHVGEAHHILKYVKDIPQKANDCIETFWPGPLTVILNAIPNTFAPNVTAGLSTVGLRMPDHPIALELLRRLGQPVAAPSANRSGKPSPTTALHVEKDLQGRIPLILDGGATGIGLESTVVDFTVDPPVILRPGGVTAQMLRDVIGEVIDPDTTTVEDETVPRAPGMKYAHYAPDAPVFLIEPDHEAVENAITSIHMKHQKVALLAPDEFKQYHADWFFSLGNQQNLETSARHLYAHLRSCDDTVTDIILVTVPIKTGVGAAILNRLEKAANGNWWHS, encoded by the coding sequence ATGATAACGACACGACTAATTGTGGATAACAATGTGAATAAAACGCAAGCTTATACACAAGCTGTGGAAAAATTAATTCAAGGCGAAATTGTTGCATTTCCAACTGAAACGGTTTATGGATTAGGCGCTATTGCAACGAATGAACAAGCTGTAGCAAAAATTTTCGAAGCAAAAGGAAGACCTTCAGATAATCCGTTGATTGTCCACGTTGGGGAAGCACATCATATTTTAAAGTATGTTAAAGATATTCCGCAAAAAGCTAACGACTGCATAGAGACCTTCTGGCCAGGACCGTTAACTGTCATATTAAACGCAATTCCCAATACGTTTGCTCCAAATGTTACGGCAGGTTTGTCGACAGTAGGATTACGCATGCCTGATCATCCTATTGCACTAGAATTACTAAGAAGACTAGGTCAACCTGTTGCTGCACCAAGTGCAAATCGCAGTGGCAAGCCGAGTCCAACGACAGCTCTTCATGTTGAAAAGGATTTACAAGGACGTATCCCACTGATTTTGGATGGTGGTGCTACCGGTATCGGATTGGAATCAACAGTAGTTGACTTCACTGTAGACCCTCCAGTTATCCTTCGACCAGGCGGTGTTACAGCACAAATGCTGCGTGATGTAATCGGAGAAGTAATTGATCCTGATACAACAACAGTGGAAGATGAAACAGTACCACGTGCACCTGGTATGAAATATGCACATTATGCTCCTGATGCTCCAGTGTTTTTAATTGAACCAGACCACGAAGCTGTAGAAAATGCCATTACATCTATACATATGAAACATCAAAAAGTTGCTTTATTAGCACCCGATGAATTTAAACAGTACCATGCAGACTGGTTCTTTTCGCTAGGTAATCAACAAAACCTAGAAACTTCAGCACGTCATTTATATGCTCATTTACGTTCATGCGACGATACGGTGACAGATATTATTCTGGTGACGGTTCCGATAAAAACTGGCGTTGGTGCAGCAATTTTAAATCGATTAGAAAAAGCTGCAAATGGAAATTGGTGGCACTCCTAA
- a CDS encoding stage II sporulation protein R, protein MIQDYEIFRNEEPQKKRSPWIELIMALVFIQTLLFLLPSGSTAADAVPADAVQIRIIANSNTKEDQQIKSLILQELQPLFQKAANTVQTTDQLELELTQVSAEITQKAQAITEQAIHISLEEALIPPKSDGTYFYPQGFHQALVLTIGNGKGDNWWCALFPKVCYQEEEQTVKEEPVKFWTWEWIKKKFW, encoded by the coding sequence ATGATACAAGATTACGAGATTTTCAGAAACGAAGAACCGCAAAAGAAGAGATCTCCATGGATTGAACTGATAATGGCGCTCGTGTTTATACAAACTCTATTATTTTTATTACCATCAGGAAGCACAGCGGCAGATGCAGTGCCGGCAGACGCTGTTCAAATAAGAATTATCGCAAACAGCAATACAAAAGAAGATCAACAAATAAAATCACTTATTTTACAAGAACTTCAACCTCTATTTCAAAAAGCCGCTAACACGGTTCAAACAACGGACCAGCTAGAACTAGAACTTACTCAAGTTTCAGCTGAAATCACACAAAAAGCACAAGCCATTACGGAGCAAGCTATTCACATTAGCTTAGAAGAAGCATTGATTCCACCAAAATCAGATGGAACTTACTTTTATCCACAAGGTTTCCACCAAGCGCTCGTTCTGACGATTGGAAATGGTAAAGGAGACAATTGGTGGTGTGCGTTATTTCCAAAAGTTTGTTATCAAGAAGAAGAACAAACAGTGAAAGAAGAGCCGGTGAAGTTTTGGACATGGGAGTGGATAAAAAAGAAGTTTTGGTAA
- the prmC gene encoding peptide chain release factor N(5)-glutamine methyltransferase, whose amino-acid sequence MKPMCKYVYEALARASSFLSENGREEVVARMLLQHVLNKTHVELMIDMREEISVQQFERYWSLIEEHRAGKPVQYIMGTEEFYGRTFQVNQDVLIPRPETEELIVETISRIKRMFNKQSKLNLADIGTGSGAIAVTMKLENPTLEVTATDLSFEALEVAKLNATELDANITFIQGDLTRPISDEKWDIVLSNPPYISQDEAPTLSDTVLNYEPHRALFADEEGLYLYKRLAQELPAILKRPALIGLEIGYKQGPVVQSIFQKSFPTARVEIVKDINGKERMIFCEIVE is encoded by the coding sequence ATGAAACCAATGTGTAAATATGTTTATGAGGCCCTCGCTCGGGCTTCTTCTTTTTTATCTGAAAATGGAAGAGAAGAAGTGGTCGCGCGTATGCTGCTTCAACATGTGTTAAACAAAACGCACGTCGAATTAATGATAGACATGCGTGAAGAAATCTCAGTACAACAATTTGAGCGCTACTGGTCACTCATTGAAGAACACCGAGCAGGAAAACCTGTTCAATATATTATGGGGACAGAAGAATTTTACGGACGTACTTTTCAAGTAAATCAAGATGTACTAATTCCACGCCCTGAAACGGAAGAACTCATTGTTGAAACGATTTCTCGAATAAAACGTATGTTCAATAAACAATCGAAGTTAAACCTGGCTGATATTGGAACAGGCAGTGGTGCGATAGCCGTTACAATGAAGCTTGAAAACCCAACTTTAGAAGTAACAGCAACGGATCTATCATTTGAAGCGTTAGAAGTCGCTAAATTAAACGCAACTGAACTTGACGCAAACATTACCTTTATACAAGGTGATTTAACGAGGCCAATCTCCGATGAAAAATGGGATATTGTATTATCTAACCCACCCTATATTTCACAAGACGAAGCTCCTACTCTATCAGATACCGTGCTAAACTATGAACCACATCGTGCACTTTTTGCTGATGAAGAAGGACTTTACTTATACAAACGACTGGCGCAAGAACTACCAGCAATTTTGAAACGACCTGCATTAATCGGCTTAGAGATAGGCTACAAGCAAGGTCCTGTCGTGCAATCCATCTTTCAAAAGTCGTTTCCAACTGCACGGGTTGAGATTGTCAAAGATATCAATGGAAAAGAAAGAATGATTTTTTGTGAGATTGTTGAATAA
- the prfA gene encoding peptide chain release factor 1: MFDRLQSVEDRYDRLNELLSDPEIVNDMNKFRALSKEQSDLQYIVDAYREHKLVKEQHAEARAMLDDKLDSDMREMVKEEMNDLASQIVELEERLKLLLIPKDPNDDKNVIMEIRGAAGGDEAALFAGNLFRMYSRYAEAQGWKINIMDASPTVIGGYKEVIFMIKGQGAYSKLKYENGAHRVQRVPETESGGRTHTSTATVACLPEVEEVEVDIHENDIRTDTYASSGAGGQSVNTTMSAVRLTHIPTGTVVTCQDEKSQIKNKASAMVVLRARVADKFRQEAQAEYDAVRKSAVGTGDRSERIRTYNYPQNRVTDHRVGLTIQKLDQIMEGKLDEIVNVLIVTDQTERLERMNETNV, from the coding sequence ATGTTTGATCGCTTACAATCGGTAGAAGACCGATATGATCGTTTAAATGAATTACTCAGTGACCCTGAGATTGTTAATGATATGAATAAATTTCGCGCACTTTCGAAAGAACAGTCGGACTTGCAATATATTGTCGATGCATATCGTGAACACAAATTAGTTAAAGAACAGCATGCTGAAGCAAGAGCTATGCTCGATGATAAGTTAGATTCAGACATGCGTGAAATGGTAAAAGAAGAAATGAATGATTTAGCATCACAAATTGTGGAGCTCGAAGAACGATTAAAATTGTTATTAATTCCAAAAGACCCGAATGACGATAAGAACGTAATAATGGAGATTCGTGGTGCTGCAGGTGGCGATGAAGCCGCTCTATTTGCAGGGAACTTGTTCCGCATGTACAGCCGCTATGCTGAAGCACAAGGTTGGAAGATTAATATCATGGACGCTTCACCGACAGTAATCGGAGGCTATAAAGAAGTAATCTTCATGATCAAAGGACAAGGCGCATACTCGAAACTGAAATACGAAAATGGGGCTCACCGTGTACAACGTGTACCTGAAACGGAGTCTGGTGGCCGTACTCATACATCGACTGCAACTGTTGCATGTCTACCAGAAGTGGAAGAAGTAGAAGTGGATATTCATGAAAATGATATTCGTACAGATACGTATGCATCTTCAGGGGCAGGGGGACAATCGGTTAATACAACGATGTCAGCAGTTCGTTTAACGCATATTCCAACGGGCACAGTAGTAACTTGCCAAGATGAAAAATCACAAATTAAAAACAAGGCAAGTGCAATGGTCGTTCTTCGTGCGCGTGTTGCCGATAAATTCCGTCAAGAAGCACAAGCTGAATATGATGCTGTGCGTAAATCTGCAGTAGGTACTGGAGATCGTTCAGAACGAATTCGCACGTACAATTATCCACAAAACCGAGTAACTGATCACCGTGTAGGTTTAACGATTCAAAAACTGGATCAAATCATGGAAGGTAAACTCGATGAAATCGTGAATGTGTTAATTGTTACTGACCAAACCGAACGACTTGAGCGTATGAATGAAACCAATGTGTAA
- a CDS encoding thymidine kinase produces MYVMSQSGWVEVICGSMFSGKSEELIRRVRRAQFAKQKIAVFKPQIDNRYSEEEVVSHNGAKVIARPVESSKDIWAYISDEYDVIAIDEAQFFDEGIVDVVQRLADHGFRVIVAGLDQDFRGEPFGPMPTLMTIAEQVMKLQAVCQVCGSPASRTQRLINGQPAGYEDPIILIGATEAYEPRCRHHHEVPAGVTHQTSLVYDKE; encoded by the coding sequence ATGTATGTGATGTCACAATCTGGCTGGGTTGAAGTCATTTGCGGAAGTATGTTTTCCGGAAAATCAGAAGAATTAATTCGTCGAGTGCGACGCGCACAATTTGCGAAACAAAAAATTGCCGTGTTCAAACCACAAATAGATAATCGATATAGTGAAGAAGAAGTAGTGAGTCACAATGGTGCAAAAGTGATTGCGAGACCAGTCGAGAGCTCAAAAGATATTTGGGCATATATTTCGGATGAATATGATGTTATTGCAATTGACGAAGCACAATTTTTTGATGAAGGCATTGTTGATGTCGTTCAACGTCTTGCAGATCATGGATTCCGCGTAATTGTTGCAGGACTTGATCAAGATTTCCGAGGCGAACCATTTGGACCCATGCCGACATTAATGACTATTGCTGAACAAGTCATGAAATTACAGGCCGTATGCCAAGTGTGTGGGTCGCCAGCAAGTCGTACGCAACGTCTTATCAACGGACAACCAGCAGGCTACGAAGATCCAATTATTTTAATTGGTGCAACTGAAGCTTACGAACCGCGTTGTCGTCACCACCACGAAGTACCGGCGGGTGTTACACATCAAACTTCATTAGTGTACGACAAAGAGTAG